In a genomic window of Magnolia sinica isolate HGM2019 chromosome 16, MsV1, whole genome shotgun sequence:
- the LOC131229885 gene encoding biotin carboxyl carrier protein of acetyl-CoA carboxylase, chloroplastic-like isoform X1, protein MASFSVPCPKSSAIASSFLRELNPLQQQQQSKVSFFPHSKAGPTLVAGSSLDQSPVTRFQGPYRNQSTVCKAQVNEVAVEKSSNSTSIPQIKLEVLSSDSKDVEPATEPSLSDASISAFMTEVASLVKLVDSRDIMELQLKQQGCELIIRKREALPQPAATAPFVMMHHSSPQAMLPSQLPPVHAPPSPPGPAPSAPALPAPAKSSKSSHPPLKCPMAGTFYRCPAPGEPPFVKVGDKVQKGQVLCIIEAMKLMNEIEADQSGTIVEVLAEDGKPVSIDMPLFVIEP, encoded by the exons ATGGCTTCATTCTCAGTTCCATGCCCTAAATCCTCCGCCATTGCCTCTTCCTTCTTGCGAGAGCTGAAtccactgcagcagcagcagcagtcaaAGGTTTCATTTTTTCCACATTCAAAGGCAGGGCCTACGTTGGTAGCTGGATCTTCACTAGATCAGTCACCCGTTACAAGGTTCCAG GGTCCTTATAGAAATCAGTCAACTGTTTGCAAGGCCCAGGTTAATGAA GTTGCTGTGGAGAAATCATCGAATTCCACCTCAATCCCCCAAATCAAGTTGGAAGTCCTGTCATCTGACAGTAAAGATGTTGAGCCAGCAACTGAACCCAGTCTTTCTGATGCCTCCATCTCTGCATTCATGACTGAAGTGGCAAGCCTGGTTAA GCTAGTGGATTCAAGGGATATTATGGAGCTGCAGCTGAAACAACAGGGTTGTGAGCTTATAATAAGGAAGAGAGAAGCTTTGCCACAGCCAGCAGCCACGGCGCCCTTTGTTATGATGCATCACTCTTCACCACAAGCCATGCTTCCTTCTCAGCTGCCACCAGTTCATGCCCCACCTTCTCCTCCAGGTCCTGCTCCTTCAGCTCCAGCACTCCCTGCTCCAGCAAAATCGAGCAAGTCATCCCATCCACCTCTAAAATGCCCTATGGCTGGAACATTTTATCGGTGTCCTGCACCTGGGGAGCCACCATTTGTCAAG GTTGGAGACAAAGTCCAGAAAGGCCAGGTCCTTTGCATCATTGAGGCCATGAAACTGATGAATGAGATTGAA GCTGATCAATCCGGAACAATTGTTGAGGTACTTGCTGAGGATGGGAAACCAGTTAGCATAGACATG CCTCTATTTGTCATCGAGCCATGA
- the LOC131229885 gene encoding biotin carboxyl carrier protein of acetyl-CoA carboxylase 1, chloroplastic-like isoform X2, with product MASFSVPCPKSSAIASSFLRELNPLQQQQQSKVSFFPHSKAGPTLVAGSSLDQSPVTRFQVAVEKSSNSTSIPQIKLEVLSSDSKDVEPATEPSLSDASISAFMTEVASLVKLVDSRDIMELQLKQQGCELIIRKREALPQPAATAPFVMMHHSSPQAMLPSQLPPVHAPPSPPGPAPSAPALPAPAKSSKSSHPPLKCPMAGTFYRCPAPGEPPFVKVGDKVQKGQVLCIIEAMKLMNEIEADQSGTIVEVLAEDGKPVSIDMPLFVIEP from the exons ATGGCTTCATTCTCAGTTCCATGCCCTAAATCCTCCGCCATTGCCTCTTCCTTCTTGCGAGAGCTGAAtccactgcagcagcagcagcagtcaaAGGTTTCATTTTTTCCACATTCAAAGGCAGGGCCTACGTTGGTAGCTGGATCTTCACTAGATCAGTCACCCGTTACAAGGTTCCAG GTTGCTGTGGAGAAATCATCGAATTCCACCTCAATCCCCCAAATCAAGTTGGAAGTCCTGTCATCTGACAGTAAAGATGTTGAGCCAGCAACTGAACCCAGTCTTTCTGATGCCTCCATCTCTGCATTCATGACTGAAGTGGCAAGCCTGGTTAA GCTAGTGGATTCAAGGGATATTATGGAGCTGCAGCTGAAACAACAGGGTTGTGAGCTTATAATAAGGAAGAGAGAAGCTTTGCCACAGCCAGCAGCCACGGCGCCCTTTGTTATGATGCATCACTCTTCACCACAAGCCATGCTTCCTTCTCAGCTGCCACCAGTTCATGCCCCACCTTCTCCTCCAGGTCCTGCTCCTTCAGCTCCAGCACTCCCTGCTCCAGCAAAATCGAGCAAGTCATCCCATCCACCTCTAAAATGCCCTATGGCTGGAACATTTTATCGGTGTCCTGCACCTGGGGAGCCACCATTTGTCAAG GTTGGAGACAAAGTCCAGAAAGGCCAGGTCCTTTGCATCATTGAGGCCATGAAACTGATGAATGAGATTGAA GCTGATCAATCCGGAACAATTGTTGAGGTACTTGCTGAGGATGGGAAACCAGTTAGCATAGACATG CCTCTATTTGTCATCGAGCCATGA